One window of the Acidimicrobiia bacterium genome contains the following:
- a CDS encoding fructosamine kinase family protein, with product MDPAMRSAVEGALSARVTRVSPVHGGDVARSYAVDLDDGRRVFAKTHPSAPPGFFTTEAAGLRWLREAGAVRVPEVLAVSDDAPNHLVLEWIDEGHATGSTERDLGDALARLHEADAPCFGREDRRTTGSRGLPNEPTTTWAEFYATNRLLPLARLARDANALPSDAIDGLERLARGLEPFDTGEPPARLHGDLWAGNRLVDIAGRSWLIDPAAHGGSREFDLAMMRLFGGFGRACFDAYGERFPLASGWEDRVPLHQIAPLVVHAIKFGGGYVRASVAAIRRYG from the coding sequence ATGGACCCGGCCATGCGCTCCGCCGTCGAGGGCGCGCTGTCCGCCCGTGTGACGCGGGTGTCGCCGGTCCACGGCGGCGACGTCGCGCGCTCGTACGCGGTCGATCTCGACGACGGCCGCCGTGTGTTCGCGAAGACGCATCCGAGCGCGCCGCCCGGCTTCTTCACGACGGAGGCGGCCGGGTTGCGGTGGTTGCGCGAAGCCGGTGCCGTGCGTGTCCCCGAGGTGCTCGCAGTCTCGGACGACGCACCGAACCATCTCGTGCTCGAGTGGATCGACGAGGGGCACGCGACCGGCTCGACCGAGCGCGATCTCGGAGACGCGCTCGCGCGCCTCCACGAGGCCGACGCGCCGTGCTTCGGTCGGGAGGACCGGCGCACGACCGGGAGTCGTGGCCTCCCCAACGAGCCGACGACGACGTGGGCCGAGTTCTACGCGACGAACCGGCTGCTGCCGCTCGCGCGGCTGGCCCGGGACGCGAACGCGCTTCCCAGCGACGCGATCGACGGTCTCGAGCGCCTCGCGCGCGGCCTCGAGCCGTTCGACACGGGGGAACCACCAGCTCGGCTGCACGGTGACCTCTGGGCGGGCAACCGTCTGGTCGACATCGCGGGCCGCAGCTGGCTGATCGACCCGGCCGCGCACGGCGGCAGTCGCGAGTTCGATCTCGCGATGATGCGACTGTTCGGCGGTTTCGGCCGCGCCTGCTTCGACGCATACGGGGAGCGCTTCCCACTCGCGTCGGGCTGGGAGGATCGAGTGCCGCTCCATCAGATCGCCCCCCTCGTGGTGCACGCGATCAAGTTCGGCGGCGGTTACGTGCGCGCGTCGGTTGCCGCGATCCGCCGCTACGGGTGA
- a CDS encoding Hsp20/alpha crystallin family protein, which produces MLMRTDPFRELDRLTQETLGTRMRPAAMPIDAYRRGDQFVVHFDLPGVDPASIDLTIEKNVLNVSAERQWQHADELQIVAAERPHGTFTRQLFLGEGLDVDRVDASYENGVLTVTIPVAEQAKPRRVQISAGDGAAKAIQTATS; this is translated from the coding sequence ATGCTGATGCGAACGGATCCGTTCCGTGAGCTCGACCGCCTCACGCAGGAGACGCTCGGCACGCGGATGCGGCCGGCGGCCATGCCGATCGACGCGTACCGCCGGGGCGACCAATTCGTCGTCCACTTCGACTTGCCGGGCGTCGACCCCGCCTCCATCGACCTCACGATCGAGAAGAACGTCCTCAACGTGTCGGCGGAGCGGCAGTGGCAGCACGCCGATGAGCTGCAGATCGTCGCGGCCGAACGCCCGCACGGGACGTTCACGCGTCAGCTCTTCCTCGGCGAGGGTCTCGACGTCGACCGGGTCGACGCGAGCTATGAGAACGGCGTGTTGACGGTGACCATCCCGGTCGCGGAGCAGGCCAAGCCGCGCCGGGTGCAGATCAGCGCCGGCGACGGCGCGGCGAAGGCGATCCAGACAGCAACCTCCTGA
- a CDS encoding amidase: MVDAPWQGDACSLVDAFRDGERTPLEELDATLRAIASSDLNAFSFVDPDRARDVARTADVSLPFGGVPTGIKELEPVTGWPHTEASLVFRNRVATTTSTLVERLLGRGGAVPVGLTTASEFGGLNVGVTKLNGVTHNPWRHDRTPGGSSAGSAAAVAGGLVTLATGGDGGGSIRIPAGYTGLLGMKGTYGRISRSPYAYSRPVTVVLGCLARSVRDAARFFDVCAGYDLTDPSSLPSAGDWERSLGTHELAGRRVAVLPSIGGVCAIAPAVEERVRDAADALVEETGMTRVDVDVAFPSLSAQWMMGNLATLLAEIGDRWPACAPDLTDEVAIGLYTSQALYNLNTAAVAEALRLRAYEAMARTFEQVDLVIAATNPDIAFAADATTSATQRTFVDAARDSTLARYAVRGVLAGIRAASAASPRLPARLLDVVSRRMPDLVSMGALTMVSNICGNPAVSIPAGLVDGLPVGMQVLARHHEDALLFDVALAAQGCMPWPLVAPAATPVFA, encoded by the coding sequence GTGGTCGATGCTCCGTGGCAGGGCGACGCGTGCTCGCTCGTCGACGCGTTCCGCGATGGCGAGCGCACACCGCTCGAAGAGCTCGACGCGACGCTCCGCGCCATCGCGTCGAGCGATCTCAACGCGTTCTCGTTCGTCGACCCCGACCGCGCGCGTGACGTCGCGCGGACGGCCGACGTCTCGCTGCCCTTCGGTGGCGTCCCGACGGGCATCAAGGAGCTCGAGCCCGTCACCGGATGGCCGCACACGGAGGCGTCGCTCGTCTTCCGCAACCGCGTGGCGACGACGACGTCGACGCTCGTGGAGCGTTTGCTCGGGCGCGGCGGTGCCGTCCCGGTCGGGCTCACGACCGCGAGCGAGTTCGGCGGTCTCAACGTCGGCGTCACGAAGCTGAACGGCGTCACCCACAACCCGTGGCGTCACGACCGGACACCGGGTGGGTCGTCGGCCGGGAGCGCGGCCGCCGTCGCGGGCGGTCTCGTCACGCTCGCGACGGGCGGTGACGGTGGCGGCTCGATCCGCATCCCGGCCGGTTACACGGGGTTGCTCGGCATGAAGGGCACCTACGGCCGGATTTCGCGGTCGCCGTATGCGTACTCGCGGCCGGTGACGGTCGTCCTCGGATGCCTCGCTCGCTCGGTGCGCGACGCGGCGCGCTTCTTCGACGTGTGCGCCGGCTACGACCTCACGGACCCGTCGAGCCTGCCGTCGGCGGGCGACTGGGAGCGATCCCTCGGCACGCACGAGCTCGCGGGGCGGCGCGTCGCGGTGTTGCCGTCGATCGGCGGGGTGTGCGCCATCGCGCCAGCGGTCGAGGAGCGGGTACGCGACGCGGCGGACGCGCTCGTCGAGGAGACCGGGATGACCCGTGTCGACGTCGACGTCGCGTTCCCGAGCCTCTCCGCGCAGTGGATGATGGGCAACCTCGCGACGCTGCTCGCCGAGATCGGCGACCGTTGGCCCGCGTGCGCGCCCGACCTGACCGACGAGGTCGCGATCGGGTTGTACACGTCGCAGGCGCTGTACAACCTCAACACGGCGGCGGTCGCGGAGGCGTTGCGACTCAGGGCGTACGAGGCGATGGCACGCACGTTCGAGCAGGTCGATCTCGTGATCGCGGCGACGAACCCCGACATCGCGTTCGCGGCCGACGCCACGACCAGCGCGACGCAGCGGACCTTCGTCGACGCCGCGCGCGACAGCACGCTCGCGAGGTACGCGGTGCGCGGGGTGCTCGCGGGCATCCGCGCGGCGTCGGCCGCGTCCCCGCGTCTGCCTGCGCGCCTCCTCGACGTCGTGTCGCGTCGCATGCCGGACCTCGTGAGCATGGGCGCGCTCACGATGGTGTCGAACATCTGTGGCAACCCGGCGGTCTCGATCCCGGCCGGGCTCGTGGACGGGCTGCCCGTCGGCATGCAGGTGCTCGCGCGCCATCACGAGGACGCGTTGCTGTTCGACGTCGCGCTTGCCGCACAAGGCTGCATGCCGTGGCCGCTCGTCGCGCCCGCGGCGACACCCGTCTTCGCCTGA
- a CDS encoding DnaJ domain-containing protein, with protein MDANGDERAFDPYDVLGVPQTATDAEVTSAYRRLARELHPDANPGADPIGFRRLVAAYETLGDRARRDEYDASHRRRETTGAATSGGVDVPVRRVSADGGTSDVRRGATSAHAAVRCPACGGTGGVARQCPACGGAGYGLASRTRWLAVPLACPLCQGRRRLPVATCRTCGGLGAVRPGMRRTR; from the coding sequence ATGGACGCGAACGGCGACGAGCGTGCGTTCGACCCCTACGACGTGCTCGGCGTCCCGCAGACGGCGACGGACGCGGAGGTCACCAGCGCCTACCGGCGGCTCGCGCGCGAGCTCCATCCCGACGCCAACCCTGGAGCCGACCCGATCGGCTTCCGTCGGCTCGTCGCGGCGTACGAGACGCTGGGTGATCGTGCCCGTCGTGACGAATACGACGCGTCTCACCGTCGTCGCGAGACGACGGGCGCGGCGACCTCCGGCGGCGTCGACGTGCCGGTGCGCCGCGTGAGCGCGGATGGCGGGACGTCGGACGTCCGGCGCGGCGCGACGAGCGCGCACGCTGCCGTGCGCTGCCCTGCGTGCGGGGGCACCGGCGGCGTCGCGCGGCAGTGCCCGGCGTGTGGCGGCGCGGGCTACGGGCTGGCCAGCCGGACGCGGTGGCTCGCCGTGCCCCTCGCATGCCCGCTGTGCCAGGGGAGGCGGCGACTGCCGGTGGCGACGTGCCGAACGTGTGGCGGGCTCGGTGCCGTACGGCCCGGGATGCGGCGGACTCGCTGA
- a CDS encoding glycosyltransferase family 4 protein: protein MRIAIVAPPWVPVPPPAYGGTEAVLDTLARGLIAAGHDVLLYATGDSECVVPRAWTYDTAAGFRYGGVATELRHVVDAYDAVRDADVVHDHTLVGPLYATRFPNVAVVTTNHGPFTHELAALYRAVAPRVPVIAISHDQAQRARGVPIAAVIHHGLDVDRFPVGDGRGGYALFLGRMSPDKGVHTAAAAARAAGMPLRIAAKMREPAEHEYFRACVEPLLGGDVEYVGEVGGSDKLALLGGASCLLNPIAWCEPFGMVMIEALACGTPVVATNRGAATEIVRDGCTGFVVDDGDDLVTALYRVADLDRAACRRDVEERFSAQRFVADHVALYEGIVDARHAVRRKRGLATLRASTAFRADFPDVPRPVTRDGRVAETMPARA from the coding sequence GTGCGCATCGCGATCGTTGCCCCACCGTGGGTCCCCGTCCCGCCTCCCGCGTACGGCGGGACCGAGGCCGTCCTCGACACCTTGGCTCGCGGTCTCATCGCCGCGGGTCACGACGTTCTCCTGTATGCGACCGGCGACAGCGAGTGTGTGGTCCCGCGTGCATGGACGTACGACACCGCGGCTGGCTTCCGGTATGGCGGCGTCGCGACCGAGCTCCGGCACGTGGTCGACGCGTACGACGCGGTGCGGGACGCGGACGTCGTTCACGACCACACGCTCGTCGGACCGCTCTACGCGACACGTTTCCCGAACGTCGCGGTCGTCACGACGAACCACGGCCCGTTCACCCATGAGCTCGCCGCGCTCTATCGCGCGGTCGCGCCGCGCGTGCCGGTCATCGCGATCTCGCACGACCAGGCGCAACGTGCCCGCGGTGTGCCGATCGCAGCGGTGATCCACCACGGCCTCGACGTCGACCGCTTCCCCGTTGGCGACGGGCGAGGCGGGTACGCGCTCTTCCTCGGACGCATGAGCCCGGACAAGGGCGTCCACACCGCAGCTGCAGCGGCGCGTGCCGCCGGCATGCCGTTGCGCATCGCGGCGAAGATGCGCGAACCCGCCGAGCACGAGTACTTCCGGGCGTGCGTCGAACCGCTGCTCGGCGGCGACGTCGAGTACGTCGGCGAGGTCGGTGGCTCCGACAAGCTGGCACTCCTCGGCGGCGCGAGCTGCCTGCTGAACCCGATCGCGTGGTGCGAGCCATTCGGGATGGTGATGATCGAGGCCCTCGCGTGCGGCACCCCGGTCGTCGCGACGAATCGGGGCGCGGCGACGGAGATCGTTCGCGACGGATGCACCGGCTTCGTCGTCGACGACGGCGACGATCTCGTCACCGCGCTGTACCGCGTCGCGGACCTCGACCGCGCGGCGTGCCGACGCGACGTGGAGGAGCGCTTTTCGGCGCAGCGCTTCGTCGCCGACCATGTCGCGCTCTACGAGGGCATCGTCGACGCTCGGCACGCGGTGCGCAGGAAGCGCGGCCTCGCGACGCTGCGCGCCAGCACCGCGTTCCGGGCCGATTTCCCGGACGTACCGCGCCCGGTCACACGTGACGGGCGGGTCGCGGAGACCATGCCGGCACGCGCGTAG
- a CDS encoding Hsp20/alpha crystallin family protein, which produces MLMRFDPFPDLERMLASPFRSPSMAIDAYRHDDVFVVKADLPGVDPDAIDVTLERDVVTITAERTWQPDEQDQVLVAERPQGTFSRRLFLGEGLDVEHMEAHYDHGVLTLSIPLAEAAKPRKVEIVSGSKPALETSGAAA; this is translated from the coding sequence ATGCTGATGCGGTTCGACCCGTTCCCCGACCTCGAGCGCATGCTCGCCTCACCGTTCCGGTCGCCATCGATGGCGATCGACGCGTACCGCCACGACGATGTGTTCGTCGTGAAGGCCGACCTGCCGGGCGTCGATCCCGACGCGATCGACGTGACGCTCGAGCGCGACGTCGTGACGATCACCGCCGAGCGGACGTGGCAGCCCGACGAGCAGGACCAGGTGCTCGTCGCGGAGCGGCCGCAGGGAACGTTCAGCCGTCGTCTCTTCCTCGGCGAGGGGCTCGACGTCGAGCACATGGAGGCTCACTACGACCACGGCGTCCTCACGCTCTCGATCCCGCTCGCGGAGGCGGCGAAGCCGCGCAAGGTCGAGATCGTGTCGGGGTCGAAGCCCGCGCTCGAGACGAGCGGCGCGGCGGCCTGA
- a CDS encoding STAS domain-containing protein yields the protein MTQLSIARDDVAPDAAVLRLSGELDMASAPLLAEELERTAGRDVERVIVDVAELGFCDSSGLAVLMSWHNRYEQSGRELVLRSPQPSLVRLLEITRVDGALRTE from the coding sequence ATGACGCAGCTTTCGATCGCACGGGACGACGTGGCGCCGGATGCCGCGGTGCTGCGACTGAGCGGCGAGCTCGACATGGCGTCCGCGCCGCTGCTCGCCGAGGAGCTGGAGCGGACGGCCGGCCGCGACGTCGAGCGGGTCATCGTCGACGTCGCGGAGCTCGGCTTCTGCGACTCGTCGGGGCTCGCAGTTTTGATGTCGTGGCACAACCGTTACGAGCAGTCGGGCCGCGAGCTGGTCTTGCGGTCGCCGCAGCCGAGCCTCGTGCGGCTCCTCGAGATCACCCGCGTCGACGGCGCGCTCCGCACAGAGTGA
- a CDS encoding Hsp20/alpha crystallin family protein: protein MAVPARANGGVERWDPFRELERTASELRRYIDTGFGSLVPGLADMFTPLADVEETDDAYVAEIELPGVKKDDIAVEVAGRRVTVSGERREAERKGILRSRTRSVGRFHYEVTLPGELDAEHVEASLADGVLTLRVPKATAERPRRIEVR, encoded by the coding sequence ATGGCAGTTCCTGCGCGCGCCAACGGCGGCGTCGAACGCTGGGACCCGTTCCGCGAGCTCGAGCGAACGGCGAGCGAGTTGCGGCGCTACATCGACACCGGGTTCGGCTCGTTGGTGCCCGGCCTCGCGGACATGTTCACGCCGCTCGCCGACGTCGAGGAGACCGACGACGCGTACGTCGCCGAGATCGAGCTCCCGGGTGTCAAGAAGGACGACATCGCCGTCGAGGTCGCGGGCCGGCGCGTCACCGTGTCGGGTGAGCGGCGCGAGGCAGAGCGTAAGGGCATCCTGCGGTCCCGGACCCGTTCCGTCGGGCGCTTCCACTACGAGGTCACGCTGCCCGGCGAGCTCGACGCGGAGCACGTCGAGGCGTCGCTGGCAGACGGCGTCCTCACGTTGCGGGTGCCGAAGGCGACCGCTGAACGGCCGCGCCGCATTGAGGTGCGGTGA
- a CDS encoding dihydrofolate reductase family protein: MTHRPPPEDSATRFPRTTLTGSVEEAVSTAKDTAGDRFVTIASADIIQQALTLGLVEEICISGVPVLLGTAVRYFGELVGGHVMLEDPEVVQGTRALHLRYPVRR; encoded by the coding sequence GTGACGCACCGCCCGCCGCCTGAGGACTCGGCGACACGGTTCCCGCGAACGACGCTCACGGGCAGCGTCGAGGAGGCCGTCTCGACCGCCAAGGACACCGCCGGCGACAGGTTCGTGACGATCGCCAGCGCCGACATCATCCAGCAGGCGCTCACCCTCGGCCTCGTCGAGGAGATCTGCATCAGCGGGGTGCCCGTGCTGCTCGGTACCGCGGTTCGCTACTTCGGCGAGCTTGTCGGCGGCCACGTCATGCTCGAGGATCCCGAGGTCGTCCAAGGCACCCGGGCACTCCACCTCCGGTACCCGGTACGCCGCTGA